In Desulfofundulus kuznetsovii DSM 6115, the following are encoded in one genomic region:
- the rpoN gene encoding RNA polymerase factor sigma-54, producing MRLGYGLNVEQTQKLIMTPELRQAITVLQLSSLELSLYIEQQLQENPLLELREEEGDGNGEEGEFEWELEREEENREYDLDWEEYFQDSSDLGFPRAERDPEPPAHNYESFLSQAPTLMEHLMFQLYLSKCSPEARVIGEYLIGNIDEHGYLQTSVEEAAKQLAVHPGAVEETLKLIQTFDPPGVGARTLQECLLIQVNQLGIKDTLLEKIIRYHLVDLARGKLNRLAQQFNVHVREIQRVADILKTLDPKPGRNFSTPHDVRYVVPDIVVEKVGDDYVILINDVSVPRLTINPTYRSVLSQQENYDSRTRRFVESKLNAAAWLIRSIEQRRLTLYKVASCLVQLQRDFLDHGVKYLKPLNLKQVAEMVGLHESTVSRATSNKYIQTPQGVFEMKYFFPTGINSDGGNLTSAESIKKMLQEIVAAEDPKEPLNDQKIAEILCKQGIHISRRTVAKYRGELGIPPVQQRKRY from the coding sequence ATGCGCCTGGGTTACGGACTTAACGTGGAACAAACGCAAAAGTTAATCATGACTCCCGAGCTGCGTCAGGCCATAACCGTGCTGCAGCTGTCCTCCCTGGAGCTTTCTCTGTATATAGAACAACAGCTGCAGGAGAATCCTCTTCTGGAGCTGCGGGAAGAAGAAGGCGACGGAAACGGGGAAGAAGGAGAATTTGAGTGGGAGCTTGAGAGGGAAGAAGAAAACAGAGAATACGATCTGGACTGGGAGGAGTATTTCCAGGATTCCAGCGATCTGGGTTTTCCCCGGGCGGAGCGGGATCCCGAGCCCCCTGCCCACAATTACGAAAGTTTTCTTTCCCAGGCGCCTACCCTGATGGAACACCTGATGTTCCAGCTGTATTTGAGCAAATGCAGCCCCGAGGCAAGGGTTATCGGCGAATACCTGATCGGCAATATTGACGAGCACGGCTACCTCCAGACCAGTGTGGAGGAGGCCGCCAAACAGCTGGCCGTACATCCCGGGGCCGTAGAAGAGACGCTGAAACTGATCCAGACCTTTGACCCGCCGGGGGTAGGTGCCCGTACCCTTCAGGAATGCCTGCTCATTCAGGTCAACCAGTTGGGCATTAAAGATACGCTGCTGGAAAAGATTATCCGCTATCACCTGGTGGATCTGGCCAGGGGCAAGCTTAACCGCCTGGCTCAGCAGTTCAATGTCCATGTCCGGGAAATCCAGCGGGTGGCCGATATTTTGAAAACCCTTGACCCGAAGCCCGGCCGTAATTTTTCCACCCCCCATGACGTGCGCTATGTGGTACCGGATATAGTGGTGGAAAAGGTGGGAGACGACTATGTCATCCTTATCAACGATGTATCCGTGCCCCGCCTGACCATCAACCCTACCTACCGCTCCGTGCTAAGCCAGCAGGAAAATTACGACTCCCGCACTCGCCGGTTTGTGGAAAGCAAGCTCAATGCGGCGGCCTGGTTGATCCGCAGCATAGAACAGCGGCGTTTGACCCTTTACAAGGTGGCCAGCTGCCTGGTGCAGCTGCAGCGGGATTTCCTGGACCACGGGGTGAAATATTTAAAACCTCTTAATTTAAAACAGGTGGCTGAAATGGTCGGCCTGCACGAATCTACCGTGAGCCGGGCCACTTCCAACAAGTATATCCAGACCCCCCAGGGAGTATTTGAAATGAAATATTTCTTCCCTACCGGGATCAACAGTGACGGCGGGAACCTGACCTCTGCTGAAAGCATTAAGAAGATGCTCCAGGAAATAGTGGCGGCGGAGGATCCCAAAGAGCCCTTAAATGACCAGAAGATTGCTGAAATTTTATGTAAACAAGGAATTCACATCTCCCGGCGCACCGTAGCTAAATACCGGGGCGAACTGGGCATCCCCCCCGT
- the whiA gene encoding DNA-binding protein WhiA — MSFSTLTKNELARVVGKEKCCKLAELAALVKMDGSLSVGSEPEAALTIGTGNAAVARKIFSLFKEIFGVHTEVLVKRKNRLRKKNLYQVRVSPPTGMTEILRRLGMADAWGQLTGGIPRELVRRECCRRAYLRGAFLGGGSVNNPEGTYHLEIITGNAEHARALGRLMGEFGLEARVSARKNWHVVYLKDSDQIVALLNIMGAHTALLDFENVRIYKDVRNQVNRLVNCETANLNKVVDAALRQVENIRFIAATMGLEKLPPALRQVAEARLQYPDASLRELGEILEPRVGKSGVNHRLRRLDEIANRLRHGGE; from the coding sequence ATGTCCTTTTCTACCCTGACCAAAAATGAACTGGCCCGGGTGGTGGGGAAGGAAAAATGCTGCAAGCTGGCCGAACTGGCCGCCCTGGTCAAAATGGACGGCAGCCTGTCCGTTGGATCGGAACCTGAAGCCGCCCTTACCATCGGTACCGGAAATGCAGCGGTAGCCCGCAAAATATTTTCCCTTTTCAAAGAAATCTTTGGTGTGCACACCGAGGTTCTGGTAAAGCGTAAGAACCGGCTGCGCAAAAAAAACCTCTACCAGGTGCGGGTCTCCCCCCCGACCGGGATGACCGAAATCCTGCGCCGCCTGGGTATGGCGGATGCCTGGGGCCAGTTGACCGGGGGCATTCCCAGGGAACTGGTGCGTCGGGAATGCTGCCGCCGGGCCTACCTGCGGGGAGCCTTCCTGGGGGGCGGTTCGGTGAACAACCCCGAGGGCACCTATCACCTGGAGATCATCACGGGCAACGCCGAGCATGCCCGGGCGCTTGGCCGGCTGATGGGGGAATTTGGCCTGGAGGCGCGGGTGAGCGCCCGTAAAAACTGGCATGTGGTATATTTAAAGGACAGCGACCAGATTGTAGCCCTGCTGAATATTATGGGAGCCCATACGGCCCTTTTAGATTTTGAAAACGTACGCATATACAAAGACGTGCGCAACCAGGTGAACCGCCTGGTGAACTGTGAAACGGCCAATCTGAACAAAGTAGTGGATGCGGCCCTGCGCCAGGTGGAGAATATCCGTTTCATTGCCGCCACCATGGGGCTGGAAAAGCTTCCGCCGGCTTTGCGGCAGGTAGCCGAGGCCCGCCTGCAGTATCCCGATGCAAGCCTGAGGGAGCTGGGGGAAATACTCGAGCCCCGGGTGGGAAAATCGGGCGTAAACCACCGGCTGCGCAGGCTGGATGAAATCGCCAACAGGCTCCGGCATGGCGGTGAATGA
- a CDS encoding polysaccharide deacetylase family protein, producing MSTRILTAIVTLPLLFLLVLGGTRYAADSLAQSLAPPLPPPEGGERGIPILMYHKVNPDPRTGGLGLRVPPQKFARQMEYLAGHGFHTVSLTDVVDHFQKGKPLPPRPVVITFDDGYLDNYTYAFPILKKYGFTATIFVVANTVGKTNVFDAKIQPVNKMAGWRELKEMADYGITIGAHTLDHPCLTQIPLEEARHQIKESKALLEAHLGRPVEVFCYPYGKYNHELARVVRESGYRAAVTTGQGLAGPGDDPFTLKRVRVKGSYDLQKFITELVKHYYSSRAHTNGRQVLFSGQTGKTPPRCGIISSR from the coding sequence ATGAGCACAAGGATTTTAACCGCCATCGTGACGCTGCCCTTGCTTTTTCTGCTGGTTCTGGGCGGTACCCGGTACGCTGCCGATTCCCTGGCCCAGAGCCTGGCCCCTCCCCTCCCGCCGCCTGAGGGAGGAGAGAGAGGGATACCCATTCTGATGTATCACAAGGTAAACCCCGATCCCCGTACGGGAGGCCTGGGGCTGCGGGTGCCCCCGCAGAAGTTCGCCCGGCAAATGGAGTACCTGGCCGGACACGGGTTTCACACAGTTTCCCTTACCGACGTGGTGGATCACTTCCAAAAGGGCAAACCTCTCCCGCCCCGCCCGGTGGTGATTACCTTTGACGACGGCTACCTGGACAACTACACCTATGCCTTTCCCATACTAAAAAAATACGGTTTTACCGCCACCATCTTTGTGGTGGCCAATACCGTGGGCAAAACCAATGTCTTCGACGCCAAAATCCAGCCGGTCAACAAAATGGCCGGCTGGCGGGAGCTTAAGGAGATGGCCGATTACGGCATAACCATCGGCGCCCATACCCTGGATCACCCCTGCTTGACCCAGATCCCCCTGGAGGAAGCCCGGCACCAGATTAAAGAAAGCAAGGCCCTGCTGGAAGCCCATCTGGGGCGGCCGGTAGAGGTTTTCTGCTACCCCTATGGTAAGTACAACCATGAGCTGGCCCGGGTGGTGAGGGAAAGCGGGTACCGTGCCGCCGTTACGACCGGGCAGGGGCTGGCAGGCCCCGGGGATGACCCCTTTACCCTGAAACGGGTGCGGGTCAAGGGCAGCTACGACTTGCAGAAATTCATTACGGAACTGGTGAAGCATTATTATTCTTCGCGAGCGCATACAAACGGCAGGCAAGTACTATTTTCAGGACAGACCGGTAAAACCCCTCCCCGGTGTGGTATAATATCTTCAAGGTGA
- a CDS encoding gluconeogenesis factor YvcK family protein yields MHLFKWLYPGLHFKRWLALAFLGLVLAAAGIGLMGRSLPREHQAVLVAWFAELFGPGRVWIGGALLLVLGLPALVYGSFKAFKSVVDVLAPEERTRLADIIYTRQHLRRGPRIVVIGGGTGLSVLLRGLKEYTSNITAIVTVADDGGSSGRLRGELGMLPPGDIRNCLVALADKESLMEDLLQYRFKSGDLAGHNLGNLLLAALNHMAGGFHEAVQALSKVLAVRGQVLPVTLQNVVLGAELSDGTLVYGESIIPRCRKPIKRVFLVPGDCYPLPEALQAIAGADAVVLGPGSLYTSILPNLLVRGIPEAIARTRAVRIYVCNVMTQPGETDGYAASDHLQAIFTHAGPIVDYVVVNQGGIPARLKARYRREGAVPVAVDAEKLRQMGVEVIGANLVHESNVVRHHPDKLARLILELALLERKTGESFRLFNGSISGGFHSGRM; encoded by the coding sequence ATGCACCTGTTCAAGTGGCTTTACCCCGGCTTGCATTTCAAGCGCTGGCTGGCCCTGGCCTTTTTGGGCCTGGTGCTGGCTGCTGCCGGCATCGGCCTTATGGGCCGATCTCTGCCCCGGGAGCACCAGGCGGTGCTGGTGGCCTGGTTTGCGGAGCTTTTCGGCCCGGGGCGGGTTTGGATCGGGGGCGCGCTTCTCCTGGTGCTGGGCCTGCCGGCCCTGGTCTACGGGAGTTTCAAGGCCTTTAAATCGGTGGTGGACGTCCTGGCACCCGAAGAGCGTACGCGCCTGGCGGATATTATCTATACCCGCCAGCACCTGCGCCGGGGGCCCCGCATAGTGGTGATTGGCGGGGGTACGGGGCTGTCCGTACTGTTGAGGGGCTTGAAAGAGTATACCAGCAATATTACGGCCATTGTTACCGTGGCCGATGATGGTGGGAGTTCCGGCCGGCTGAGGGGGGAGCTGGGCATGCTTCCCCCGGGGGACATCCGCAACTGCCTGGTAGCCCTGGCCGATAAGGAATCGTTGATGGAGGACCTGCTCCAGTACCGCTTTAAAAGCGGCGACCTGGCCGGCCACAACCTGGGCAACCTGCTCCTGGCGGCGCTGAACCACATGGCCGGAGGGTTTCACGAAGCCGTGCAGGCTTTAAGCAAGGTGCTGGCCGTCAGGGGGCAGGTATTGCCCGTTACCCTGCAGAATGTGGTGCTGGGGGCGGAACTATCCGACGGTACGCTGGTATACGGGGAATCTATCATTCCCCGGTGCAGGAAACCCATTAAACGGGTTTTCCTGGTGCCGGGGGATTGCTACCCCCTGCCCGAGGCGCTGCAGGCCATTGCCGGGGCGGATGCGGTGGTATTGGGGCCGGGGAGCCTTTATACCAGCATCCTGCCCAACCTCCTGGTGCGGGGAATTCCGGAGGCCATTGCCCGCACCAGGGCCGTGCGAATTTACGTTTGCAACGTGATGACCCAGCCCGGGGAAACCGACGGTTACGCCGCCAGCGACCATCTCCAGGCCATTTTCACCCACGCCGGTCCCATTGTGGATTACGTGGTGGTCAACCAGGGCGGCATACCGGCCCGGCTGAAGGCACGCTACCGCCGGGAGGGAGCCGTGCCGGTGGCGGTGGATGCGGAGAAACTGCGGCAGATGGGAGTCGAGGTCATTGGTGCCAACCTGGTGCACGAAAGCAACGTGGTCCGTCATCATCCCGATAAACTGGCCCGGCTGATCCTGGAACTGGCCCTCCTGGAGCGCAAAACGGGGGAATCCTTCAGGTTGTTCAACGGCTCTATTAGCGGCGGTTTTCATTCGGGGCGCATGTGA
- the rapZ gene encoding RNase adapter RapZ: MRLVIVTGLSGAGKTQALRILEDLGFFCVDNLPPRLIPKFLELCSQSSRGINKIAVVVDIRGGEFFDALFEVLAGLEQEGLRYEILFLETSDATLVRRYKESRRSHPLSVDGEVLQSIRQERERLRELRGRAHKIIDTSEMTPQQLKEELVSLFGDNAGAPLRITIISFGYKYGIPLDSDLVFDVRFLPNPHYDPALRPLTGNDPAVRDYVLRAPVSQEFVSRFYQFIDFLLPQYIQEGKTTLTIAVGCTGGQHRSVTLANCLGAHLAEQGYRVAVRHRDLPR, from the coding sequence ATGCGTCTGGTAATCGTGACCGGCCTTTCGGGGGCCGGAAAGACCCAGGCCTTAAGGATTCTGGAGGATCTGGGCTTCTTTTGTGTGGACAACCTGCCTCCCAGGCTCATTCCCAAATTTCTGGAGCTTTGTTCACAATCTTCCCGGGGGATTAATAAAATAGCAGTAGTGGTGGATATCCGCGGTGGGGAGTTTTTCGACGCCCTCTTTGAAGTGCTGGCCGGCCTGGAGCAGGAGGGGCTGCGCTACGAGATATTGTTCCTGGAAACCTCTGATGCCACCCTGGTCCGCCGGTACAAGGAGTCCCGCCGCAGCCACCCCCTGAGCGTGGACGGGGAGGTGCTGCAGAGCATACGGCAGGAAAGGGAGCGGCTGCGGGAACTGCGGGGGCGGGCCCATAAAATAATTGACACTTCCGAAATGACCCCCCAGCAGCTGAAAGAAGAGCTGGTCAGTTTATTTGGCGATAATGCCGGGGCGCCCCTGCGCATTACAATAATTTCCTTCGGGTACAAATACGGCATACCCCTGGACAGCGACCTGGTTTTTGACGTGCGCTTTTTGCCCAACCCCCATTACGACCCGGCACTGCGCCCGCTGACCGGAAACGATCCGGCCGTGCGGGATTATGTCCTGCGCGCCCCGGTGAGCCAGGAATTCGTGAGCCGGTTCTACCAGTTTATTGATTTTCTACTTCCCCAATACATCCAGGAGGGGAAAACTACCCTGACCATTGCCGTTGGCTGCACCGGCGGCCAGCACCGTTCCGTAACCCTGGCCAACTGCCTGGGGGCCCACCTGGCGGAGCAGGGTTACCGGGTGGCCGTGCGGCACCGGGATCTTCCCCGTTAA
- a CDS encoding bifunctional phosphoglucose/phosphomannose isomerase gives MPVLDDVQAMYNADTKGMLKALWELPEQCARAWELGMAADVSPLDDLRQVVVTGLGGSAIGGDLLRVYAAQRLDVPVVVNRDYVLPEFVGPHTLVFAVSYSGNTEETLSAYAQAREKGASLVVLTTGGKLGEMARNDGVPVITVPGGIAPRSATGYLFIPTLAVLYRMGLLPDLSHEVAECVSLLQSMREELKPEVPRDSNQAKMLAASFHNRIPVIWGSSGTTEVVAQRWKGQINENAKAPACWNVFPELNHNELVGFEFPGELLRRLYVVILRDPQDHPRVQKRFAITREIMEGAVAGVVEIMARGSDALARMYSLVYIGDYASVYLAMLYGVDPGPVRVIDTLKARLAEE, from the coding sequence TTGCCCGTTCTGGATGATGTACAGGCCATGTATAATGCCGATACGAAGGGAATGCTCAAGGCCCTGTGGGAGCTGCCCGAACAGTGTGCCCGGGCCTGGGAGCTGGGGATGGCCGCCGACGTTTCTCCCCTGGATGATCTCCGCCAGGTAGTGGTTACCGGCCTTGGTGGTTCGGCCATCGGGGGTGATCTCCTGCGGGTCTATGCCGCGCAGCGACTGGATGTGCCGGTGGTGGTCAACCGGGACTACGTGCTGCCCGAATTTGTGGGACCGCACACCCTGGTTTTTGCCGTCAGCTATTCCGGCAACACCGAGGAAACCTTGAGTGCCTATGCCCAGGCCCGGGAAAAAGGTGCTTCGCTTGTGGTCCTGACCACCGGCGGCAAATTGGGCGAAATGGCCAGGAACGACGGCGTGCCGGTGATTACCGTGCCCGGCGGCATTGCCCCCCGTTCGGCAACGGGATACCTTTTCATTCCCACCCTGGCCGTGCTTTACCGGATGGGCCTGTTGCCGGACCTCAGCCATGAGGTGGCCGAGTGCGTTTCCCTGTTGCAATCCATGCGGGAGGAGCTTAAGCCGGAAGTTCCGCGGGATTCCAACCAGGCCAAGATGCTGGCGGCCAGTTTCCACAACCGCATTCCGGTAATCTGGGGTTCCAGCGGGACCACGGAAGTGGTGGCCCAGCGCTGGAAGGGGCAGATCAATGAAAATGCCAAGGCCCCGGCCTGCTGGAACGTGTTTCCGGAGTTAAACCATAATGAGCTGGTCGGCTTTGAGTTTCCCGGTGAACTTCTGCGCCGGCTTTATGTGGTTATTTTGCGGGATCCCCAGGATCACCCGCGGGTGCAGAAGCGTTTTGCCATTACCCGCGAAATCATGGAAGGTGCGGTGGCCGGTGTTGTCGAAATAATGGCCCGGGGCAGCGACGCCCTGGCCCGCATGTACTCCCTGGTGTATATCGGAGACTATGCCAGCGTGTACCTGGCCATGCTCTACGGCGTGGACCCCGGCCCGGTCAGGGTAATCGACACCCTCAAAGCCCGCCTGGCGGAGGAGTGA
- a CDS encoding amylo-alpha-1,6-glucosidase, whose product MRFGKGEWRNFERGIEKEWLVTNGLGGYASSTIIGVNTRKYHGLLVASLSPPVQRNLLLAKLDERLETPQRTYNLATNHTGGGVTEFGFVHLQQVLFNPFPTFVFSFGDITLQKQIFMIYGENSTVILYRVINGAEPAVLRLTPLVNCRDFHWTVRRGQLNFCRENIPYGVAVKVVPRNPALRLVCSEGKFHGRDDWFYDMFYVEEQRRGLDAREDHFIPGDFTISLEPRETKTITFIATLEEVFTLDGRALLEVEIRRLQELVKRAGYRSVLARQLVQAADSFIVYRQSTGAKSIIAGYHWFNDWGRDTMIALPGLTLVTRRYDDARDILLTYARYCKDGLLPNMFTDAGREPLYNTVDASLWFFWAAWKYLQYTRDHTFGRKVIYPVLKEIVYHYIKGTHFNIKVDEDGLLAAGSPELQLTWMDARVDQWVVTPRHGKAVEINALWYNALCVLRELAVRYGDAFSYQDLLEKHRESFLREFWFEESGYLYDVVGEQGKDASLRPNQVIALSLPFTVVDAGRGRRVLTRVWQELYATYGLRSLSPGDPRYRGVYSGDRWQRDGAYHQGTVWSWLIGPFVTAWRQVHHYSPASRLQAARFLAPFQDQLRDHGVGYISEIFDGNEPVVPRGCIAQAWGVAEVLRAYVEDVLEIRPQF is encoded by the coding sequence TTGCGCTTTGGCAAAGGGGAATGGCGCAACTTCGAGCGGGGTATTGAAAAGGAATGGCTGGTCACCAATGGTCTTGGTGGTTATGCCTCCTCCACCATTATCGGGGTCAATACCCGCAAGTACCACGGTCTGCTCGTGGCGTCCCTTTCCCCGCCGGTACAGCGCAATTTGCTTCTGGCCAAACTGGATGAACGCCTGGAAACCCCCCAGCGGACGTACAACCTGGCCACCAACCACACCGGGGGGGGTGTAACGGAATTCGGATTTGTCCACCTGCAGCAGGTACTGTTTAACCCATTTCCCACCTTTGTTTTTTCCTTTGGTGACATAACCCTGCAAAAGCAAATTTTTATGATCTACGGTGAAAACAGCACCGTCATCCTGTATCGCGTCATCAACGGTGCCGAACCGGCCGTCCTGCGCTTGACTCCCCTGGTCAACTGCCGGGATTTCCACTGGACCGTCCGGCGGGGGCAACTTAACTTTTGCCGGGAAAATATTCCCTACGGGGTGGCGGTAAAGGTGGTGCCACGGAATCCCGCCCTGCGCCTGGTTTGCAGCGAAGGCAAGTTCCACGGCCGCGATGACTGGTTTTACGATATGTTTTACGTGGAGGAACAGAGGCGGGGTCTGGACGCCCGGGAGGATCATTTTATACCCGGCGATTTTACCATTTCTCTGGAGCCGCGGGAGACCAAAACCATTACTTTTATTGCCACCCTGGAGGAAGTTTTTACCCTCGATGGGAGAGCCCTTTTGGAGGTGGAAATTCGCCGCCTGCAGGAGCTGGTGAAAAGGGCCGGGTACCGGAGCGTTTTAGCTCGCCAGCTGGTGCAGGCCGCGGACAGCTTTATTGTCTACCGCCAGTCCACGGGCGCGAAAAGTATCATCGCCGGTTATCACTGGTTTAACGACTGGGGAAGGGACACCATGATTGCCCTGCCCGGGTTGACCCTGGTTACCCGGCGTTACGATGACGCCCGGGACATCCTGCTCACTTATGCCCGTTACTGCAAGGACGGGCTTCTGCCGAACATGTTTACCGATGCCGGCAGGGAGCCCCTTTATAACACGGTGGATGCTTCCCTGTGGTTTTTCTGGGCGGCCTGGAAGTACCTGCAGTACACCCGGGACCATACCTTTGGCCGCAAAGTGATCTACCCGGTCCTCAAGGAGATTGTCTACCATTACATCAAGGGAACTCACTTTAACATTAAAGTGGACGAGGACGGGCTCCTGGCGGCAGGCTCTCCGGAGCTGCAGCTGACCTGGATGGATGCCAGGGTGGATCAATGGGTCGTCACGCCCCGCCACGGCAAGGCGGTGGAAATCAACGCCCTCTGGTACAATGCCCTGTGCGTATTGCGGGAACTGGCCGTCCGGTACGGGGATGCTTTTTCCTACCAGGACCTGCTGGAAAAGCACAGGGAAAGTTTTTTGCGGGAATTCTGGTTTGAGGAAAGCGGCTATCTCTACGATGTGGTCGGTGAGCAGGGGAAGGACGCTTCCCTGCGCCCCAACCAGGTTATTGCCTTAAGCCTGCCTTTCACCGTAGTTGATGCCGGAAGAGGGCGAAGGGTGCTGACCCGTGTCTGGCAGGAACTATACGCCACCTACGGGCTGCGCTCCTTATCCCCCGGCGACCCCCGGTACCGGGGGGTTTATAGCGGCGACCGGTGGCAGCGGGACGGAGCCTACCATCAGGGGACGGTCTGGAGCTGGTTGATCGGGCCATTTGTTACGGCCTGGCGCCAGGTGCACCATTACTCCCCGGCCAGCCGGCTGCAGGCGGCACGTTTCCTTGCTCCTTTCCAGGACCAGCTGCGGGACCACGGGGTGGGCTATATTTCCGAGATCTTTGACGGCAACGAGCCCGTTGTCCCCCGGGGGTGTATTGCCCAGGCCTGGGGTGTGGCGGAAGTGCTCCGGGCCTATGTGGAGGACGTGCTGGAAATCAGACCGCAATTTTAA
- a CDS encoding ROK family protein codes for MKGLVAAVDLGGTKIYTALADQSGRVLAEVVVPTRPWEGAGAVIGRIVETVDQVLKQAGEQGPPLALGIGAPGPLNAATGVVYQAPNLGWDNVPLKQKLEEILDVPVVVDNDANLAAMGEYVYGAGRGEEEMVYITVSTGIGGGLILRGRVYHGAGYGAGEIGHMTIDPNGPRCGCGNYGCLEAMASGTAMAREARRLVESGGGRAILEAAGGDVDAITAREVARAAAAGDGEARQIIINAGRALGIGVANVINLLNPALVVLGGGAMQVGPLLWDAMEREVSRRAWAPARRRVRLVPAELGGRSGLMGAVALALQKVRGEKPPNPVV; via the coding sequence ATGAAGGGATTGGTTGCCGCCGTTGACCTGGGTGGTACGAAAATTTATACCGCTCTGGCTGACCAGAGCGGCCGCGTGCTGGCCGAAGTGGTGGTTCCCACCCGGCCCTGGGAGGGAGCCGGGGCAGTAATCGGACGGATTGTGGAGACGGTGGACCAGGTATTAAAACAGGCCGGGGAGCAAGGGCCGCCCCTGGCCCTGGGGATTGGTGCCCCCGGTCCTCTGAACGCCGCCACCGGGGTGGTGTACCAGGCGCCCAATCTGGGTTGGGACAATGTTCCCCTGAAGCAAAAGCTGGAGGAAATACTGGATGTTCCCGTGGTGGTGGACAATGATGCCAACCTGGCCGCCATGGGGGAATATGTCTACGGGGCCGGGCGCGGCGAGGAGGAGATGGTCTACATTACCGTCAGTACCGGTATCGGGGGCGGCCTGATCCTGCGGGGGCGGGTGTACCATGGTGCCGGCTACGGGGCCGGCGAAATCGGTCACATGACCATAGATCCCAACGGCCCCCGGTGTGGCTGCGGCAATTACGGCTGCCTGGAGGCCATGGCTTCCGGGACGGCCATGGCCCGGGAGGCCCGCCGCCTGGTGGAGTCCGGCGGGGGCAGGGCTATTCTGGAGGCGGCGGGAGGGGATGTGGACGCCATCACCGCCCGGGAGGTGGCCCGGGCGGCCGCCGCGGGTGACGGCGAGGCCCGGCAAATCATCATTAACGCCGGGCGGGCCCTGGGTATCGGCGTGGCCAACGTGATCAACCTGTTGAATCCGGCCCTGGTGGTGCTGGGGGGCGGGGCCATGCAGGTGGGACCCCTTTTATGGGACGCCATGGAAAGGGAAGTATCCCGGCGCGCCTGGGCCCCTGCCCGCAGGCGGGTGCGGCTGGTGCCGGCGGAGCTGGGCGGGCGGTCCGGTTTAATGGGGGCGGTGGCCCTGGCCCTTCAGAAGGTGCGGGGGGAAAAACCTCCCAATCCCGTGGTATAA
- a CDS encoding Cof-type HAD-IIB family hydrolase, producing MYRLLAVDLDDTLLNKNLRIGEDNRRALALARRAGVVVTLATGRMYRATLPFARELEIDAPLITYQGALVKHAVTREVVVHRPVPLACALDIISRVQTRGYHINIYLDDHLYVERHTDESRLYQSISGVQARAVGPLVPFLKEAGQDPTKVLVIAPEEKLDELAAELKPLYGDDLHITKSKPYFLEFSHPQATKGHALAAVAAVYGFKPAEVIAVGDSYNDLEMIEWAGLGVVVANARPQVKARADYVTASNEDGGVARVVEKFILGWA from the coding sequence TTGTACCGGTTGCTGGCCGTGGATCTGGACGATACCCTGCTGAATAAAAACCTGCGCATCGGTGAAGACAACCGGCGGGCCCTGGCCCTGGCCCGGCGTGCCGGCGTGGTGGTTACCCTGGCTACGGGGCGCATGTACCGGGCCACCCTGCCCTTTGCCCGGGAACTGGAGATCGACGCCCCTCTGATTACTTACCAGGGGGCTTTAGTCAAACACGCCGTCACCCGGGAGGTGGTGGTCCACCGGCCGGTGCCCCTCGCCTGCGCCCTGGACATAATTTCCCGGGTCCAGACCCGTGGTTACCACATCAATATCTACCTGGACGACCACCTTTACGTTGAGCGGCACACTGACGAAAGCAGGCTTTACCAGTCTATCTCCGGGGTCCAGGCCCGGGCAGTGGGGCCGCTCGTTCCTTTTTTGAAGGAAGCGGGGCAGGATCCCACCAAGGTACTGGTGATTGCCCCGGAAGAGAAACTGGACGAACTGGCCGCGGAATTAAAGCCCCTTTACGGGGATGACCTTCATATCACCAAGTCCAAGCCTTACTTTCTGGAATTCTCCCACCCGCAGGCCACCAAGGGGCACGCCCTGGCGGCAGTGGCCGCCGTTTACGGTTTCAAGCCCGCGGAGGTGATTGCCGTGGGGGACAGCTACAACGACCTGGAAATGATTGAATGGGCCGGTCTGGGAGTGGTGGTGGCCAATGCCCGGCCCCAGGTCAAGGCCCGGGCCGACTACGTTACGGCTTCCAATGAAGACGGCGGCGTGGCCCGGGTGGTGGAGAAATTTATCCTGGGTTGGGCCTGA